In the genome of Fusarium graminearum PH-1 chromosome 2, whole genome shotgun sequence, the window GCTGCTCCTCCTGTAGGATCTAATCCCATTGATCGCAAGGGATGGACTGTTCGATGCTCCAGCCAGGCATCAAACTTCCCCTGTGGCAATGCTATTGATGGTAGCAAGGACACCTTCTGGCAGACTCCTTATGGAACAACCAACACACCACCACCTCACTCAATCGTCATTGATATGAAGCAGACTCAGTATGTCAGTGGTCTGCAAATCACGCCTCGCCAGGATGGCAACACTCGTAACTGGATTGGCCGTCATGAAGTCTACCTTAGCTCTGATGGTTCTAACTGGGGCTCTCCCGTTGCTTTCGGAACATACTGGGGAGATAAATACCCCGTGATCACAAACTTTGAGACAAAGCCTGCTCGATACCTTCGATTTGTCGCTCTTTCTAACGTAAACAGCGACAATCCTTGGATTGCCATCGCCGACTTTGTTGTCTACAATGCCCTCAAGTACAGCCCTCCCAAGAACGGTGTTGGCAAGTGGGGACCTACTCTCGACTTTCCCGTCATTCCTGTTGCCGGTGCTGTCGAGCCTGTATCTGGAAAGGTTGTCATCTGGTCTGCTTACCGATATGATGCTTTCCAGGGTACCAACCCCCGTGGTGGTTTCACTCTGACCTCTATCTGGGATCCCAAGACCAACGTCATCTCTAACCGCAAtgtcaccaacaacaagcacgATATGTTCTGTCCCGGTATTTCCATGGACGGAGAGGGACAGATTGTTGTGACTGGTGGTaacgatgccaagaagacaaCCATCCTCAACCCTAACGGCGAGTGGGTTCCTGGTCCTGACATGCAGATTGCTCGTGGTTATCAGTCATCTGCTACTACTTCTGATGGACGTGTCTTCACTATCGGCGGTTCATGGAGTGGTCCTCGTGGCGGAAAGAACGGCGAGATTTACGACCCCAAGGCCAGAACCTGGACTTCTCTTCCCAAGTGCCTTGTTGGCCCTATGCTTACCAAGGATAAGGAGGGTGTCTACAAGGCCGATAACCACGCTTGGCTCTTTGGCTGGAAGAAGGGCAGTGTCTTCCAAGCTGGACCCAGCACAGCCATGAACTGGTACTACACCACCCGAGGAACTCAAGGTGATACCAAGGCTGCTGGAACACGACGCAAGAACGGCCGAGTCGACCCTGACTCAATGAACGGTAACTGTGTTATGTACGATGCTCTCGATGGCAAGATTCTCACCTACGGAGGCGCTACTAGCTACCAGCAAGCTCCCGCTACTGCCAACGCCCACGTTCTCGCTATTGCCGAGCCAGGAGCTATTGCTCAGACATACCTCGTCGGAAACAATGGCGCTGGTAACTACGCTCGTGTCTTCCACACTTCTGTTGTCCTCCCCGATGGTAACGTCTTCATCACCGGTGGACAATCATACTCCAACCCTTTCACCGACACCAACGCTCAGCTCACCCCTGAGATGTACATTCCTACCACCCACGAGTTCAAGACTCAGCAGCCCAACACCATCCCCCGAACCTACCACAGTATgtctctgctgctgccagATGCTACTGTGTTTAACGGCGGTGGTGGCCTGTGCggcagctgcagcagcaaccaCTTTGACGCTCAGATCTACACACCCCAGtaccttcttgatggcaatggcaactTTGCTACCCGTCCCAAGATCACTGCTGTCTCAGCCACCACTGCCAAGATCGGCAGCACCATTACTGTTACCGCTAACAGCGCCATCAAGAGTGCCTCTTTGATCCGTTACGGCACTGCTACACACACTGTCAACACTGATCAGCGACGTATTCCATTGGCGCTGACCGGGGCTGGCACCAACAAGTACTCTTTCAAGATCCCCAACGACTCTGGTATCGCGCTACCAGGATACTGGATGCTTTTCGTCCTCAACAATGCCGGTGTACCCAGTGTTGCTAGCACGATTAAGGTGACAGTTTGATCTTCTAATCAATCTTAAGACTTAATATTTTCTTTGCGAGGTTATATAATAAGGGTACATTTTGGGCGACGATCATAAGATTATGATCTTCTATGTATATATTTACAGACTTATCCTACAACTGGATACACCAAGCGACATCACGTCCAACTAGAATTTCTCTAAATACAGCGTATACTTCATTTCACATATCTTGTCGACCGTGCATGAAGCCCCCGTTCTTGTTTGGCTTAAAAAATTAGTGTACTGAATGTTAACTGCCGACAAACCTTATTTATTATACAGAGGAACCCTTGAAGTATCATGAACTTACCATATATGCCTAGTTCCTAGTGGTAATTATTATCAAAGTCAAACTGAATTGCCGTATACTACTCTGTAGATAATCCAACGATGCTAGGAtgttcttgatatctgtTCCCAAGAATAGAACCGCCTGTCACTTTCTCAAGGTCAGACGCTAACCATTTACTTCAAGCCAAGAACCGGGAACCAAGTTGGCCCTCCTCCATATTTAGAGTTTGGGCTCACACGGATGGTGGTTGTAGCAAAACGCAGGTGACATTATCACACCCGTGTTTGTGAGATGGTGATGCAGGTAACACGACATCCCTGACCTTTGAACTATCACGCTAATGCGAAGATAGATTGGACAAGAGTCCGAGCTAAGGTTGCATATGATGAGGCGATTGTGTTATTGAAGCTCGGATGATTATGCTGTGCCACGACTGGGTTGTCCTGCCAGCACCATGAGACCTTGAGTTCATACGacatttcaacatcaaagcgACATGGCAATCAAAAGAGCGGAGCAAGAGGATATCGCTTTTGGCGTGGCACGTTACATGCGAAGGTGCATAGCCCATTACCATCTTGGCATTTGCGCGAGATTTTACTATTCCCTAAGGTCAGTGTATAATTGCATATTTAATCTTGAGATAAAGAACCTCTTATAAGTATAGCGCATTCTTGTGCTATTATTCACTATTGTTTCTCTCACACTAACAAGATCTCTTAAGTCGTGCCTCTAACATAACAGTACACCCATAAGTAGAAGGATAAATTTTGACAAGTTCTAGACCTGCCGCCTCCAAAATATCCTCAAATTCggatttcttcttctcctggccCGACATGCAAAGAAGAGACAAGTCAAGCCAATAAAGATCGACATGCTCCTGTTGCTCCACGGTATCGGGGATCAACTGATCGCATATGATGAGACGAGAATCAGGGCCCATGGCTGACGCAGTATTTTTGACGAACTCGATGCAAACAGGGGTATAGAAATCATGTAGGAAACGGCGCATGAAGTAAATACGGGCATCTATTGTGTTGAAATAGAAAGGTTAGCAGTCTCGTCATGTGGCAGTAAAGACCCAGAAATCTTGGTGGGAGTACGTACTTTTAACAGGCTGGGGTGTAAAGGCATCATAAGTCATCAACTCGAAGTCTGGGTAGTCATTTGGGTCCATGGTATTGATAACGCCTGGGAGGTCTTGTAGGATATACTTGGCATCAAAGGCATCGCCAATGTCCTTGCGAATAGCAATGCATGATTGTCCACGACCAGCACCGATATCAACCAAGAATGGTCGACCTGGATCCTGCTCAACCTCCTCTTTTAGAGAGGCGAATGGGAACATGCCAACAACTGGCATCAACTCGTCAACAGCGACCATGTTGGCATTCCAAAGCTCGCGACgctcagggtcagggtcTATATCCAGAAGCTCATAGTAAGATTTCCCGAGATGTTCTTTTCCGACTGAGTACACAGCAGGTGACTTGGTCAAATCAAAGATATCTTCTGGCTGGTGCGATTTGCAGTAGTCGGCTAGATGGATGAACCCACGaccaaactcgacaacaaTGAGGAAGAACGACCCCAGACCCCTCGGGTTCAGAATTCGTGACAAGTCGTTGTGAGCGTAAGTGTCGGGTGCTGTCTCAATGAAAACACCATGGCTGATGGCGACCCGATACACTCGTTCGATCACCGTCGTAGCCACATTGGTAATCCGTCCCAGTTCTTCTGCGGTAATTGAGCTGCCATCTGCCGGCGTGGCATGGTAGGCTCGAACCCCAATTATCGTATGGAAGGCACCACAAAAACTGACTTGCTCCATTAGATGTGTCATGCGGTCCATGGGAGACTGAATCGCTAAGCGAACGGCCTCTGTCTGCTTGAGGACATTTTGGTGAGTTATGGGGTCGTCGTCGTACGATTCTAGTTGAGCTACGAGCCTTTTGGCCTCCTGCAGtgccttttcagctttgggGTGAACCATATTGAGCTCTAGGATCTACTAGACGAAGATTATTAAGAGGTAGTTAGATGCTATGTATCACATCTGTGTCTTAGAATTTGCGCAGATTTATGGAGATATTCTCTGCGTCCGCACATCTTTGACACCATGCCCACGTAGCAATATTTACCTAACAGAACCAACAGGCGGGGTAAAGTAAAAGCTAAGCCCTATTCAACATGACATTAGTTGATGGCAGTGGTGATGCGAGTTTCTTCCTTGTTGCACAGGTTTAACCGGCGGATAACCACTAAGCCAAGGCCGTTCACCCCTGGCAAAATGCCTCAACCTTGCAACTCAGGCCCAATCAAACTGTTATTCTTTTGACAAGTGGGATTGTTGACGCGGCACAGTTGGATGTACAGACGAATGGAGCTGTAGACCCGATAGAGTGACTTGGCATTTCACTATCGGGTAGAATCGTAGTGGCGAGGATTGGGGCAGTTCTTCAGTGTTGGAACCCCCATGCCCTTTTCTCAAATGTCCACTCTTGATCATTCGGTGCGCAGACGATCTGGATACAGCAGTTTCGACCATGTCTTCTCCTCGcaacaaccaagaagagGTTATCCAGCCTGACCATGTAAGTAAGCGACCTCGTCTATCGTGACGGATCTTGAATTAACCAGCGGCTTACCCTGTTTAGGCCCTACAGCCTATCGCGGATGATGAGGTTAGTGGGCCATTTTGATGCAGCTTAAACTGTTGTCCCCACTGACTAACCAATATGCGTTGGTTTATAGACCTTTGATACCGATAGCGAACGGTCCTCGTTGACGTCTCTCACGTCGTCTATTCTACAGGGTAAAGTTGAGGGAGGGAGGACTTATGCCGTCTACGGTAAAGAAGGTGAGCTAAATTGAAGCATCTGCTAAACCTCCACTGATACCATTGACAGAGTATGGACTCCCAATGGACGAGGCTGAGCTTGATCGCATCGATATGTGTCACACAAAGTACTGCGCTCTCATTGGGAAGACTCGCTATTTAGCGCCCGTAAATAGCCCTCAAAGAattcttgatcttggctgtggCACAGGTTCGTATCATCTCGGACAAAGAGACCGTATCATTAACATTGACTCTAGGTATATGGTCCATCGAGATGGCTGAGGAGTTTCCATCTGCTGAGGTGAGTTATCTGTCGGAAAATCACTTCTAGATAAGCTCTGAGCCAGGTTACTCACGGAACGTAGGTCATTGGCACTGATGTTGCACCAACACAACCTGGATGGTGAGTGAATGATATCGTGAGTCATTCTGTGTGAGGCTAAGTCGCTCCAGGGTTCCCCCAAACTGTCACTTCGAGGTCGATGATATCGAGAGAATATGGACATGGCGAGAAGAGAGCTTTGACTTTATCTTCTCCCGAGATCTCCTGCTCGCAATTCGAGATTGGCCAGCATTGATCGACCAAACTTACACGTGAGTGCATTCATATCCTTGCCAAAGCGTATTGGAGTAACTGACATCGGATAAGACACCTCCAACCCGGAGGCTGGGTGGAGTTTCAGGCCATCGTTGGCGTTCTTGGGTGCGATGACGACTCAATCCCTGAAGACAGCTACCTACGCAAATTCTCCACCATGATGGAGCAGGGTTCTTCCAAGTTCGGCGCCTGTCTTACAG includes:
- a CDS encoding galactose oxidase precursor — encoded protein: MKSFYTLALCLGALFDGTTAIPPEEQGQMPGKFAAAPPVGSNPIDRKGWTVRCSSQASNFPCGNAIDGSKDTFWQTPYGTTNTPPPHSIVIDMKQTQYVSGLQITPRQDGNTRNWIGRHEVYLSSDGSNWGSPVAFGTYWGDKYPVITNFETKPARYLRFVALSNVNSDNPWIAIADFVVYNALKYSPPKNGVGKWGPTLDFPVIPVAGAVEPVSGKVVIWSAYRYDAFQGTNPRGGFTLTSIWDPKTNVISNRNVTNNKHDMFCPGISMDGEGQIVVTGGNDAKKTTILNPNGEWVPGPDMQIARGYQSSATTSDGRVFTIGGSWSGPRGGKNGEIYDPKARTWTSLPKCLVGPMLTKDKEGVYKADNHAWLFGWKKGSVFQAGPSTAMNWYYTTRGTQGDTKAAGTRRKNGRVDPDSMNGNCVMYDALDGKILTYGGATSYQQAPATANAHVLAIAEPGAIAQTYLVGNNGAGNYARVFHTSVVLPDGNVFITGGQSYSNPFTDTNAQLTPEMYIPTTHEFKTQQPNTIPRTYHSMSLLLPDATVFNGGGGLCGSCSSNHFDAQIYTPQYLLDGNGNFATRPKITAVSATTAKIGSTITVTANSAIKSASLIRYGTATHTVNTDQRRIPLALTGAGTNKYSFKIPNDSGIALPGYWMLFVLNNAGVPSVASTIKVTV